GCTGCTTATTCTCACAAAAATACACCCCAGCAGTGTTGATGATGGTGATTGTTTCTGTGAAAACAGGTACAGGAAGAAAGCCCTGCAGTGGCACCCGGACAAAAACCCAGACAACAAGGAATTTGCTGAACAGAAGTTCAAGGAGATAGCAGAGGCCTATGAAGTGCTCTCGGACAGTAAGTGGGtggccttctttttctccttcctgcatCCTTCAGCCTTCCCGGCCATTTTGGTCCACCTAATAATCTTCTGGTTCTTTTGGTGGGGCCCCTTCAAACGACTGAGGGGGATATTTCATTGTGCAGGAGAGCTTGTTCACTTGTTTGGTTTGGGGATGTTTGACAAGGTATCCATTCCATGTATTTTATAGGCACCAACACTCGAATATGAGCTCAAGGTGTATTCACTCACCTGACAATTAACTGTTGTGAAACCTGAGCGTGCTTTGGAATGATTTTTCTTTAAAGCAGGGCCAGGAAAAGTGCacccctctagatgttgttggactgcacttcccatcagtcctagctagCATAACCTATGgtgagggattctgagagttgcagcccaACCTCTCGACAGCTGAACTTTGGCCACTTCAGCTTTGAAACTGACACTATTAATTATGTGttattcctctctttctcctcttcctccttctgacacttccttccttcctttttcctactCTCAGCCACCCTTTGTCATGTGGTCTTAAATAAGATAGGTTTATTTTTCACACTTGTTGCAAGATAGGGATGGGGAAATGATTAGAGCCCctttcagatgctgttggacaGCAATTCCTGCCAGTCCAATTCACCACAGCCAAAGAGGAGGGATGACTAGAATTGCAGTCTGATAATACTGTATCTGGAATGTCTACAGGTTTCCCACTCCTGGTTTTGGTATTCTGGAGGTCACGTACATTCTCTGAGCAAGCAAATCTGTCTAAGCCAGAGATAAGGGAACATGgagcactccagatgttgttgaagtgAAACTCCTATCTTTCCTCATTGTTGGTTGTGTTGGCTAGAGATGATGGAAAGAGCCTTTAGCAGCACTTGAGGGACACAAATTCCCTAACAGGGATCTGTGCCAAGTGTAAGGGGAGAGATGTTTAACCTTTTTGATGCCTAACCAAGTGTTTTCTGATTTCAGAGGGCAAGCGTGAAGTCTATGACCGATATGGCAAAGAAGGTCTCATGGGTGCAGGTATGCAGCCTGGTCAAGATCTGAATGAGGTTGGGGCAAGCAAGGCAGATAGATGCCAGTGGGGCACTTTAAAAACCAAGGGTCAACTCAAGGGGGGCAGCCCACATTGTTGGTGGGTGAGGGTGGAAAAGAGGAAATTAGACAAGAACTGATGGATTGTTGTGCTGTGCAGCTCAGAAACATGCAAGGTTCCTTCTTAGCTGCTTTTGCATTGGAGCAATAGCGTAATGAACAGCTTTCACAGAACTGTGCCTAAGAGAACTTGATGAGGTTAGGTGGCTACTTCTGTCACTGAGCCCTTGACTTGATGACACCAAACCTTCTTTGTTGTtggtcccagactttggaaatccTTCCCATGGGAATCtggactggccccatctttgctgtccttctgcaggcaggcaaagacctttctgttcaggcaggcatTTCCTTAATGACttgtggtctgagaggggtttttaatgagctgttgtgctctgttgttttaaatgtctttttaaagttgttcttagttaccattttaatataatatttgtataattcttaaatatctgtatacttactgtttttaggttttaaatacTGCTTTAATTATCTAAGCCACtgtgggtccttttggggagaacgGCGGGATAGAAATGTTTTATATAAATTACAGCTTGTGCTGCAGCTAGTGGGGGTATGCCATTTGTCTATGTGGTTATTTTAGCTGAGTTGagttttttggactccaactccctgaattctgtaagaattccccaggcagaattctggcagTTCTTGCTCACTGACACATACCTATACATACCAACTTTTCACCAACTTGGAACGTGGCCTACCTTTCATGCTGTCTTGGCTTGTTTTCAGTACAAAAAGGGAAGTGCTCCAGTGCTTTATGGGAGGTCTAGTTCTTTGTGGGAGACATAGTTCTTTGGGGGCACCCTATATAGAGCCTATTGGGCAGCAAGACTACACCTCCCTCAAAGACCTTGCCTTCCTAGGTAGCATTGTGGCAATTTCTTTTTTGTACAGGAAATAGGCTCAAGACAGCTTGGAAGATAGGCCCTGTTTCAGGTGAGTAAAATGCAGTCGTGTTTCTGTGAGCAGaaactcctagaattctgcctgggtAATTCTTGGAATATTTTGGGAGTTGACATCTAAAAAAATTGAATGATTCACCTCTATTAACTAGGCTTTTCATGCCCCTGCTCCCATGATTGCAGAGCTGGAATCTTATTGAGTCCAAAAGCATGCTGGGTTTCATCATTTTCACTGGCATTTCTGTTTGCATGAAACGGATTGGTCCTATTATCCAGCTGCGTATTGTTGATCTTAGTTCCAATGCCCTTGGAATTGATGCTTGATAAACTGCCTGGGAAGAGtctcctggcacagtggttaaatcactgtagtgcagccaaaactatgttcaatcccaggtagtcggctcaaggttgactcggccttctatccttccgaggtcggtaaaatgagtacccagttaagggggtgggggcacaatgtgtaggctgcataattaacttgtaaacggcCCAGAGAGTACCTGAGGCactttggggcagtatataagcagctcactttgctttgctttaaagaaacaGCAGGATGCCATGCATAGCTGGCATGCTTTGGTTCAGCAGGTCTTGATGTCAAATATTGCTAGCTAATCAGTGCCCTAAAGCCTCAGCTCTGGTCAGTGGTGAGAATGTGTCCTCCTCTTCCCGTGTCCCTCTCCAAACACACATTAATATGTGATTTCTTCCTTTACACCGCAGGTGGGCCCAGTGAATCCAGGCCTCACGCAGGGCCTGAGTTCACCTTCACTTTCCGCAGCGCCCATGACGTTTTCCGGGAGTTTTTTGGAGGGCGAGATCCTTTTGCTGATTTCTTTGGTAGGTGCCACCTTCTCTTCTCAACCTACTATCCCTCTGTGTTGTAATGGGGAGAACAAAGACAAGCCACAGGGCACACTTAAGACAAATCTAATGTAGCAGGAGTTTTCATGGACGTATGGCCCACTTCCTCAAATTATTAGTACTTATTAAATATTCAGTGTTGTACAGTATTAAATACTTTCTAAGTGTCACATAACCTTTCTGCGGGGGATCAACTCAGTGACAGCAGGCTTTTCTTCCCATGtgggtgtgcacacatgcatataGGAAGACTGTAAGATGAAAGGAAACTGGAAAAAGtccatatgtatatgtatttgtgCCCACATATGGAAGCAGGACTTTGCTTTGTAGAGGTCTAATTGCCTGGGAGATTTTCTATTGTAGTAAGTGActtctcttcttgatgtctttccAGATGACCCTTTCTCTGACTTGCATGGGCCTGGCCCCCGACATCCCGGAGCTGGACCGTTCTTCTCACCATTTCAAGCATCCCCTGGTAAGGAAGGGTGCGCTGGAAAAATCAGTGTGGTCTCCAGTTTCATTTCTCTGTTCAAAATCCCACAGATCCCATCTTTTGCCCTAGGATTTCAGTCTCCCCTTGACCATATGTGTTGCCTGCCATGACCCCATTGGCAGCTGTGCTTGGAAGACTCTCAGAATGAAGCTTTTGTTCCTCCAGCATCTCATCTTTCTGGCTGGGTCCCTCCCTCTCCCGATCCCCTGCTGCCAGCTGTGTACCCCCTTACAAGCTACTCTgctgctcttttttcccccagagttcTTTTCCCCCACGCTTGGTCCAGGTGTCAGTGGAGGAATGGGATTCAGATCTGTCTCCACTTCCACCAGGTTCATCAACGGCAAACGCATCACAACCAAGAGGTAAGCTTAGCTTTAATCTACTTCTGCCTTCCTTTATGTCCCTAGCACCTTCTGGTCTTGCAGGATGGATTTGGGGCCCTTTTCCAGTATAGTTTAGTCCAtttgtccccaacctttttcgatcCGTGGACCGGTTCAGTGGGCGGGCGGGTGATGGCGGCGTCCATGCGTACATGGGCAGAGCATATCCACTTCTGTGCATATGGAGGAGGAGCGTCCGGGGGTGTGTCTGTGGGCGGGGCATGCATACATCAGCGCGTGTAGGGGGGTCATGTGGGTGGaaagatctgtctccgtggcccagtcctgccaaggcctgGTTTAGTCCATCCTTTACATGTTATCCCTGAGTCTAGCATTCCTCTCCTATTCCTTTCTGATACCTTGCATCAGCAAAAGCTGAGTGTGGGAAGCTCCTAACTTTCTGGGTTTTGTTGGAGTACATTTCTATCAGCCTCAACTACCTTagctgttttttgtctttttgtttgtggTTTGAGGATGATGGGGTTTGAAATCCAAAACTGTGGAGGGCTACAAGTTCCCCATCATAGGATTCCTGTTGTAGAACTCTGTGTTGTATTGCTAATTCCTTTTCCACAACAGAACACTTCTACATATGCAGTATAGTAAGGCACTGGGAGACATTATACAGAAGCTACCGTACAGAAGCTATCTTTCACTGACTGTGCCCAGTGGTTCATCTGTTGCAGCACTGCTTGTTTGAACAAGCAGTGACTTTTCAGGATTTTGGACAGAAGCATATCCAGCTCTGACACCCAGTGTGATATAACTGGAGATGTTTGGGACTGACACTGTGAAATTTTTGCATGCAAATCTTGTTGGGTGTATTATAGCTATGTCCAGGAGGAATAGTAAGGGCCACTTTCAGTTGATTGAGGACTGTACTGCTGAACTGTCGGACAGGTATTTTGTGCTGTGTATTTggatattttaaagtattttttttttgaaaatgtgtcATAGCCCTGGGGAGTAGGGTGAAGTAGGGCAGAAATAAAGTAATCTTCGTCAGATtgtccatgtttttttccccttctctgcaTGTGTGGCCAAGTACATTCTTGCTAAGAGTCATCATGTCAGGGTTCGGAGTTCAGACTGCTCTAAATGATGATGCACTTGTCTGAAGGATCAGGTTTGTAGTTTGGGAGTACTCTAAAAACCAGAGTTGGTCCTGGATGCCCAAGTAGCTGCTGTGGCCAAAGATGTTTTGCATAGCTTCAGCTGGTGTGTCTGCAAGGCTATATCCCGGAAAAAGTGATTTGACTGCAGTGCTTACATGCTTTGGAAACCAGCTgtctagattactgtaatgcattctgTGCAGAGATACCTTTTATGAAAATCTGGAAACTGCGGCTTGTACAAGATGGAGTGGTCAGTCTGCTTTCCAATGCCTCCATTGGTCATCAGAAGATGGCATACATTTTCCAGACCATGttacatttattttatatctattacactggtttcttggatgattGGCatttatcctgtttccccaaaaataagatctaacctgaaaataagccctagtatgatttttcaggatcctcatAAGTCCCTACCCCCcagaataagccccagttaaatgaaagtcctccctccaccattgtgcagcaactagaagatgatgacatgactgtatttgaataaatgtagattgttgtacatgaaaaaattgaaacatctcctgaaaataagccctaatgcatttttggagcaaaaattaatataagaccctgtcctattttTCGGAAACACAGTAACTGTAAAGTCCTAAGCAGTTTTAGGGCCTGGGTATCTAAAAGACTGCCTCCTGTCCTGTATATGGATGTTTCATGTGTGTCACCACCAAAAGAGGCTCATTCAGTGGGAATATAGGAGCAGGGCCTTTTTGCAGCTGAAAAGCATATAGAAATGTTTTAAGAGGCAAAGCATCCCGCAGCGGGTGGAGAGAGGGAGGCTTCTTTAGCGTTGAGCTTTTTTACTAGTTCACTTTTACCAGCTGCTGCTCAAGAGGACTAGAACCAACCTTGTCTTGTTAGATGAACCTCAGGCTCTCCTGCTTGAAGAAATCCTCTTAACTTAACCACTCTGGTACTTCATGTCCTGTCTTGCAGTCTGATAGAAAAAAGGCTagtttgtggggaggggggacggAGGAGAGAACTTCTGACCAATAAAACCTGCAGGTTGGTGCTCACTGCCCACCCCTCTGAGATCTAGGGGAAACCAGCTGCCTGGCCATGCTGAGCCTGCTGGTGCCGGGAGCTTTCAAGGCCAGGCGCCGCTCATCATTGCCAAGGGCAGACGGCGTATGGTAGAGACATTTGCTGCCTTTCCCAGGTAAccttttctctcattctttccttTCATCCCATCCTCTTAAGGATCATTGAAAACGGGCAAGAGAGAGTGGAGATGGAAGAGAATGGGGAGCTGAAATCTATCCAGATTAATGGTACGCAACACTAAGGGAGAGGGGGATTCTGAATACCTTGGAGCAGGGTCTTCCATGAGCTCTGCCAGCACACTGCTTTCTCCACTCAGGGACCAGAAATTTGAGCTTTCCTGAATACCTTCTGTATGATCTCAACCTGTCTCCTTGGAGACAAAGAGCAATTGGAGACACTTGTCCCTATGGTGTTGTCTCAGAGGGAGAGAAACCTTTAAAGAATGGGCTCGCTCTGCAAAGTGTGGAGTCAGTAGGATGTTCCTCAGGCCAACTGAGCAACAGGCATTGGAAGGGAGCTCCCTTGTGGTGATGCTCTGGACCTTTGGAAGGTggaagacagggggaggggggcattTCAAGATTGTGGTGAACAGTGTTGAGGGAAAGGAACAAAGCTTGGGAAAACTGCTGGGGGGGATGACAACATCTGGAACACATCAGCTAGCAAGGTCACTGGGTGATTCTAGGAGATGAAAGCCCAAACATTAAGATCTGCACAGAAGGGAGGTGAAGTTGGCTGGGTATGCTGAGCTAGAGAGGGAGGCTTTTCCCCCTAGCCTAAACATCCATTTGAGGGtgttccctggggggggggggcggcggcggcggtcacCATGGGTTTgcacagtgctgctgctgctgctgttgcaacCCACTTGAAGACCAGCAGTGGAAGGCAAGGAGTCAGGATCAGGCATGAGTcagcttggccttctggatcctTTGAATTGTATTTCTCAGAAGCCTCAGGCACCATGTTCAGCGGGCTGCactcccaaacatctggagggtgaaaGCTCCCGAATCCTGGTGGGGGTGGGTTGCTCAGAGTGGGGATGTAACAGGGCAGTGAGCATTTGTGGAATTGGATTGAGGTAGGCTGTGGCAGAGTAGAAGTAGGATTTTTCTCGCTGCTGTTTCAAACCCTTCCCTTTGCAGGTGTTCCAGACGACTTGGCGCTCGCCTTGGAGCTGAGCcggcgggagcagcagcagcagcaggcccTGCAAAACCGTAGGGTGTCGTCTTCTCCCCCGGCCACGCCACCTCAGCGGCCTCCCCCAAAGCGCCCATCCCCCAGCTTGTCTCCACTGACCTTGTACACGGACAGCGACGAGGACGACGAGGACTTGCAGCTGGCGATGGCCTACAGCCTGTCTGAGATGGAGGCCAAGGGCCAGCACAGAGCAGGTGCGAGAAGCCCCATGAAAAAGCGGCCTCAAGGAAAAGCCCAGTTGCCGCAAGGGAGTCCGGTCTTGGATGGCCAGGTGGCTGGGGGGCCATCTAGAAGCCCCTCGGGGGCCGGGGGCGGTGGTGGGCGTGGGCAGGgcaggggcagaggcagagacCCCTCCCCCAAGAAGAAGAAGGACACACAGTGCAGCCTCCTCTAATCAACGAGCCCCTGAGACTTGGGCCTTCCGTGGCTGGTGCCCTTGggaccctcttcccccccccggccggCGGAGGAAGGGGTGGTGCCCAGAGGTTTGCTGCCATGTGTTTGCTAATTGGAGAACTGGCTCAAGCCCTCTCCTGCCAGAGGTGGTGAGCTTGAGTAAAGGGCAGAAGCAGATTCTGTAACTCTTGTGTGTGTACTTTGGCTTCAGGAGGCATTGCCTGGGCAGCAGCCCCAGCCTGGATGGTTCTGGTGCCTTGTGCAAGCTCAGGCTGCACCGTCTGCCTTGCTGTCTCTGTTGCATGGCTTGCCTTGGTCACAGGGCCCGGTTGTTCCCTCTGTATTGAGTGGatgggtgggagtggggtggggttgtCACTGGCTGCTGGTAACTTCTTGCTACTAAGAGAGGAGCCCTGCAAGGCCAGGCAGCTGGATTTGCCTCTGTGATTTGTAGCAGCTTAGCTTATCTGGGCAGAAGCAAACTTTATTTTGCATCTGCCCTAAATGAGAAAGGGTTTCATACCTGAATGCATGTTTGGTAGTCATTTTAAGCAGACATCTCCCAAATTTcccttaaaacacacagagaagtaGGCACCTTTCTCTACCATGCCCTCTTTGCTAATCCTCCCCTAGTCTCAATATTATACTTTCAGCTTCTAGTAGCTGCTACAACATTGAGGGCAGGAGGGGGGCACTAGAACCTCCTTGCCTTAAGATCTTTGAAGGGCATGAAATGGCGCTGAATCTGGTGGCAATTCTGTACATAACCATTGCGACCTGAGCCAGGGTAAAATGCAGTCCCCTAAGGCCATTTTTGTGGTCTCCTCGGaccctccaggaaaaaaaaatgtagaaacaATGGGTTGAAATGGCACAGTTGCACTTTTGCCAAGTTttctttggggtggggagagagcatTTTTGAGAGAGCACCCCCATATCCTTACAAAGTCCATTTTTAAACATACCTTTTGTCCACTAGAAGGCTttgagtttaataataataataataatgctcaAGTCAACTCAGACGTATGACAAACTTTTCAGTATAGGTATAGACTGAGCAGAAGTGGTttgtcatcctcttcttctggaagcgccctgggactgtgcagcctgcccaagactacacaggttggctcttctcccacattGAACCTGTGACCCCATAGCCAAATAcgaactcactgagctgtccagataGCATTTTAGTTTAAATCCCACCTCTTAAAATAGTTAAAACCATTTCCAGTCATCAAAAGGCATGGGTAATATAGCTTTGCATTATGTAATTGCCatgtagttatttttttaaaaaaaacatgtaaattAGGCAATGTAGTCCTTGCTGGGGGGTATGTAAAAAGACCCTGCTGAGTTTGCCCACCTGTGTCTTGAGAAATGCCATTTGGTGTTGGCAGTATGGGCAGGTTAAGCTTCCTTGGGGCATCCTAGGCTTCGAGACTTACCAGAGTGCTTTCTGCAACCTTAAGTCTTGAATATCTGTCTTCCTGCCCTGGACAAGGCAGAGGAGGGACCAGGAGAGGAAAACCATGGTGGTGGCTATAACTAAGGTTTCTCCTCTTCATTGTCAACAAGCTACTTGCTATTTCTACTGCATTA
The Pogona vitticeps strain Pit_001003342236 chromosome 1, PviZW2.1, whole genome shotgun sequence genome window above contains:
- the LOC110078176 gene encoding dnaJ homolog subfamily B member 2, producing MVDYYEALGVPRNASPDDIKKAYRKKALQWHPDKNPDNKEFAEQKFKEIAEAYEVLSDKGKREVYDRYGKEGLMGAGGPSESRPHAGPEFTFTFRSAHDVFREFFGGRDPFADFFDDPFSDLHGPGPRHPGAGPFFSPFQASPEFFSPTLGPGVSGGMGFRSVSTSTRFINGKRITTKRIIENGQERVEMEENGELKSIQINGVPDDLALALELSRREQQQQQALQNRRVSSSPPATPPQRPPPKRPSPSLSPLTLYTDSDEDDEDLQLAMAYSLSEMEAKGQHRAGVF